A window of Deltaproteobacteria bacterium genomic DNA:
TGCTCGATCAGCAGGGGCCTCCGCCCAGCCTGCACGCGACCGTGAACGCCGTACACGAGCGCGTGCTGGACGAGTTCCTCGCCGAGCTGGGCTCGGCCGTCGCGCGGGTTCGCGGGCAGGGCGCGGGCGAGGGTGCGAGCTCGTACGGCACGGTCGACTGAGCCAGGCCTGCGCGCCGGCGCCGACTTCCGCAGACTTCCTCAGGACGCGGTGGATCGAGGCCGATCATCGCGGAATCGGGAGTGAATCGATGGCTCGGGGCGATCTGGCGCTGGTCCTGTTGGCGGCGGGCAAGGGCACGCGAATGCGCTCGCGTCTGCCCAAGGTGCTGCATCCGGTCTGCGGCCGGCCCATCCTGATGCACGCCCTCGAGCTCGGCCGCGAGCTCGGCGCCGCGCGCCGGATCGTGGTCACGGGCTCCGGCGCGGACGAGGTCCGCGAGGCCGTGGCAAAGCAGGACGTCGAGCTCGTGCTCCAGCGCGAGCAGCTCGGAACGGCGCACGCCGCCCTGCAGGCGCGCACGGCGCTGGCGGATCACGACGGCCCGGTGCTGGTGATGAACGGCGACCACCCGCTCTACCGCGCGCGCACGCTCGCCGCGCTGCGGAAGACCTGGGAGTCGCGCAAGGCGGGCCTGGCGATCCTGGTCACGGAGATGCCCGACCCCACCGGGTACGGGCGCGTGATCCGCGACGCTAGCGGCCGCGTGACTCGAGTCGTCGAGCAGAACGATTGCTCCGAGGCGCAGCGATCCGTGCGCGAGGTGAACCTGGGCGCGTACCTGGCCGACGCGCGGACGCTCTTCGAGCTGCTCGCGCGCGTCGGGAACCAGAACGCGAAGTCGGAGTTCTACATCACCGACCTGGTCGAGCTCGCGATCGCCTCGGGCCACCCGGTCGAGACGTGCGCAGCGGAGGACTGGCGCGAGTCGCTCGGCATCAACACGCGAAAGGAGCTCGCGCGCGCGGAGTCGCTGCTGCGCGAGCGCATCGCAGAGCAGCTGATGCTCGACGGCGTCACGCTCGCCGATCCGGCCACGACCTACGTCGAGGTCGACGTGCGGATCGGCGAGGACACCGTGCTCGGCGCGAACGTGACGATCCGCGCAGGCACGCGGATCGGCTCGGGCTGCCGCATCGACCCGGGCGTGGTGATCGAGGCCTCCGCGATCGGCGACTTCGTGCACGTGAAGCCCGGCTGCTTCTTCGAGCGCTCCAAGGTGGGGGACCGCTGCGAGGTCGGCCCCAACGCGCACCTGCGGCCGGGCGCGGACCTGCGCGAGGACGTGCGCGTCGGCAACTACGTCGAGATCAAGAACTCCGTGCTCGGACCGGGCACCAAAGCCGATCACCTGTCGTACATCGGGGACGCGGACGTCGGCGCGGGAGTCACGATCGGCTGCGGCGCGATCACCGTGAACTACGACGGGGCGAAGAAGACGCGAACCACGATCGGCGACCGCGCCTTCATCGGCTGCAATTCGAATCTGATCGCGCCGGTTTCGATCGAAGCCGAAGCGTACGTGGCGGCGGGATCGACCATCACCAAGCCGGTTCCCGGCGGATCGCTCGCGGTGGCACGCGCACAGCAGCGGGTGATCGAGGGTTGGCGCAAGAAGCGCTTCGGCGACGGCGAACACGGCTAGCGAGGGGAGCATCGGATGTGCGGAATCGTCGGCTACGTCGGGCACAGTGACCGCGCGCAGGACGTGATCATCGACGGGCTGCGGCGCCTGGAATACCGCGGCTACGACTCGGCCGGCGTCGCGATCCTCGAGGGCGCCAAGCTCCGGGTGATCCGGGCGCAGGGCAAGCTCGTGAACCTGGAGAGCGCGCTCCGCGACGTGCCGCTCGCGGGCTCGCTCGGCATCGGCCATACGCGCTGGGCCACGCACGGCAAGCCGAGCGAGCGCAACGCGCACCCGCACCTGGCCGGGACCGTCGCGGTGATCGGAAACGGCATCGTCGAGAACTTCCGCTCGCTTCGCGACGAGCTGGCCGCGAGCGGATCGGTCTTCAAGTCCGAGACCGACACGGAGATCATCTCGCACCTCGTGTACGCGGAGCGCAAGATCGGGAAGTCGCTGGTCGATTCGGTGCGCGCCGCGCTGCGCCGGCTCGAGGGCTCCTACGCGATCGCGGTCGTCGACGAGACCGTTCCGGACCAGATCGTGATCGCGAAGAACGGCGGCAACCCGATCGTGGTCGGGATCGGCGTCGGAGAGAACTTCGTCGCCTCCGACATCGCCACGATCCTGCCCTACACGCGCCAGATGCAGATCCTGCAGGACGCGGAGCTCGCGGTCGTGACTCGCGACGGTGTCGCGATCACGAGCTTCGAAGGGGCGCCCGTCGAGCGACCGCGGAAGCTGATCCAATGGGATCCGGTCCAGGCCGAGAAGGGCGGCTACGACCGTTTCATGCAGAAGGAGATCTTCGAGCAGCCGCGCGCGATCAGCGAGACGATCGGCACGCGGGTGCGCGAGGACGAAGGCGACATCGATCTGAACGGGATCGCGCTGGACGAGACCTGGGTACGCGGGCTCGCCGGAATCCAGCTGGTCGCGTGCGGCACGGCCTGGCACGCCGCGATGATCGGACGCGCGATGATCGAGCGGTTCGCGCGCATCCCGTGCGACGTGGATCTGGCGAGCGAGTACCGCTACCGCGAGCCGATCGTCTCGGACCGGCACCTGGTGATCCCCGTCTCGCAGTCGGGCGAGACCGCCGACACGATCGCCGCGCTGCGCGAGGCGATGCGCCGCGGCGCGAAGTCGCTCGCGGTCTGCAACGTGCACGAGAGCACGATCGCGCGCACCGCCGACCACGTGCTGTACACGCACGCCGGCCCCGAGATCGGCGTCGCGTCGACGAAGTGCTTCACGACGCAGGTCGTGGCGCTGTCGCTGATCGCGCTGCGGCTCGCGCTGCTGCGCGGCGCGCTGTCGCACGAGCAGGTGCGCCAGGCGGCGCAGGAGCTGCGCCGGCTGCCGCGGCTGGTCGAGGAGACGCTCGGGCTCTGGTCGCACGTCGAGGGCATCGCGCGCCGTCACATGCACGCGCGCGACTTCCTGTTCCTCGGCCGCGGCTACGGCTTCCCGGTCGCGCTCGAGGGCGCGCTGAAGCTGAAGGAGATCTCGTACATCCACGCCGAGGGCTACGCCTCGGGCGAGATGAAGCACGGGCCGATCGCGCTGATCGACGAGAACGTTCCGGTCGTGATCGTCGCGAACCAGCGCTCGGTGTACGGCAAGCTGATCTCGAACGCCGAAGAGGCGCGCGCTCGCGGCGGAATCGTGATCGCGATCGTCGAGGCCGGAAACAGCGAGGCCGAGAGCTTCGCGAACGAGGTGATCCGCGTGCCCGAGACCTCGTTCGAGCCGCTTTCGGCGGTGATCGCCACGATTCCGCTGCAGATGCTCGCCTACCACGTGGCGACCTTGAAGGGCACCGACGTGGACCAGCCGCGAAATCTCGCCAAGAGCGTGACGGTGGAATGAGCCCGGCCCGGCGCGGCGAATCCGCGTCGCTTGCTTCGCTCGAACCCATCGGCCACTCTCGCGCGAGGATGTCGAGGCTGGAGCAGATCGTCGCCGGGCTGAACCCGGAGCAGCGCGAGGCCGTGCAGCACACGAGTGGCCCGCTGCTCGTGCTCGCCGGCGCCGGCAGCGGCAAGACGCGGATGCTCACGCACCGCATCGCCCATCTGATCGAGAGCGGCGCCGCGCGTCCCTGGGAGATCCTGGCCGTCACCTTCACCAACAAGGCGGCGCGCGAGATGCGCGAGCGCGTCGAACGCCTGATCGGCGGCGAAGCCGGCGGCCAGCGCGGCGTCTGGGTCTCGACCTTCCACTCGACCTGCGTGCGGATCCTGCGCCGCGACGGCTCCCAGCTCGGCTACGAGCCGAACTTCGCGATCTACGATCAGGACGATTCGCTCGCGCTCGTGAAGCGCGTGCTGAAGGCGATCGGCGCCGACGAGAAGGCCTGGCCGCCGCGCGGGATCCGCAGCTCGATCGACCGCATGAAGAACCGCGGACTGCTTCCGGCCGACCTCGCGCACGACGACTCTCTCGAAGCCAGACGCATGCGCGACGTCTACCAGCGCTACCAGAAGGAGCTGCGGCGCGCGAATGCGCTCGACTTCGGTGATCTGATCCTGTCGACCGCGCGGCTCTTCGAGCACCATCCCGAGGTGCTCGCGAGCTACCAGCGGCGCTGGAAGTTCGTGCTGGTGGACGAGTACCAGGACACCAACCCGATCCAGTACCGGCTGCTGCGCCTGCTCACCGCCTCGCATCACAATCTCTGCGTGGTCGGAGACGAGGACCAGTCGATCTACCGCTTCCGCGAGGCGGACATCCGCAACATCCTGGATTTCGAGAAGGACTTTCCGGGCGCGAAGGTCGTGCGGCTGGAGCGCAACTACCGCTCGACGCAGCCGATCCTCTCCGCCGCGAGCGCCGTGGTGGCGAACAACGTCGAGCGCAAGGGCAAACGCCTGTACACCGAGCGCGACGGAGGCGAGCCGGTTCGCTTCTACGAGGCCTCGGACGAGCGCGGCGAGGCCGCCTACGTCGTCGGAGAGCTGCTGAAGCTGCGCGAACAGGGCGTGCGTCTCGGCGACACCGCGATCTTCTACCGGACGCACGCGCAGTCCCGGCCGCTCGAAGAGGAGCTGCTCAAGTACAACCTGCCCTACGTGGTCGTGGGCGGGACGCGCTTCTACGACCGCGCCGAGGTCAAGGACGCCCTCGCCTACCTGCGCGCGCTGCGCAACCCGGCCGACGCCGAGAGCCTGCTGCGGATCGTGAACACGCCCGCGCGCGGGATCGGCCGCACCACGCTCGAGCGCGTGCTGCTCGCCGCCGAGCAGGCCGACACCACGCTCTGGGACGCGCTCTCGCGCGGGCTCGGGGCGCTTCCGAATACGGCCGCGAAGCGGATCGCCGAGTTCGTGGAGCAGATGAACGGCTTCGCAAAGCTGCTCTCGGGGGATGCGATCGCGCAGCCACTCGCGACCGTGCTCGAACGCACCGGCTACCTGCGCGCGCTCGAGGCCGAGAACACGATCGAGGCCGAGGCGCGGCTCGAGAACCTGAAGGAGCTGCTCGCCGCGGTCGAGGAGTTCGAGCGCCAGAATCGCGACACGCCCCCGCCGGACGACGCGCCGCGGGATCTGGTCGATCTGTTCCTCGAGCAGGTGACTCTGCTGTCCGACGCGGATCGCGCCGACACGTCGAGCGACCGCGTGCCGATGATGACGGTGCACGTCGCGAAGGGGCTCGAGTTCAAGCACGTCTTCGTCGTCGGGCTCGAGGAGGGCATCTTTCCGCACTTCGCCTCGCTCGATGATCCGTCCTCGATCGAAGAGGAGCGACGGCTCTGCTACGTGGCGATGACGCGCGCGATGGAGCGCCTCACGCTCTCCAACGCGAGCATGCGCCGCATGCACGGCTCGGTGCGCTACAACGCTCCGAGCCGCTTCCTCGCCGAGATCCCCGAGGAGCTCCTCGCGGGACGGCGCAGGCGCGCGACGCGACCGTCGGAGCCGACCTTCGAGCCGGGCCCGCGCGTGGATTTCAGCGACGCGCAGTGGGCGGCCGACGATCTCCCGGTGATCCGCGAGGGCATGCGCGTCGAGCACCCGATCTTCGGCCTCGGGCGCATCTCCGAGGTGGCCGGCGCCGGCGAGTCCGCCAAGCTCACGATCCAGTTCGAGCGCGCGGGCGCGAAGATGATCAAGCTGAAGTACGCGCAGCTTCGGATCCTGGAGTGATCGAGCTCGCGCCAACGGAGCTGCTGACGCGCCGGCTGCGGCTGCGGCCACCGCGCCGCTCCGACGCCGCGCCGCTCCAGGAGGCGATCGAGGAAACGCTCGACCAGCTCGTGCCCTATCTGCCCTGGGCGCGCCCCGGTCACTCGCGGGCCGAGACGCGCCGCTATCTCCGCGCCTCGCGAATCGCCTGGGCGCGGCGCACCGCCTTCGAGTTCGTGCTCGAGGCCCCGTCGAGCGGCGCGATCCTGGGCATCGCGAGCCTGCATCGCGTCGACTGGCTGCGCCACTGCGCGGGAATGGGCTACTGGGTGCGCAGGAGCCGATTCGGACAGGGCCTGGCGGTGGAGGCCGGCGAGGCCCTGCTCGGGCACGCGTTCGACGCGCTCCTGCTGCACCGGATCGAGGCGCTCGTCGCACCCGCGAACAAGCCGAGCCAGCGCGTGGTCGAGAAGCTCGGGTTCACCTGCGAGGGTCTGGCGCGCGACGCCGAGCTGATCGGCAGCAATTTCGTCGACCACTTGCAGTACAGCCTGCTCGAGAGCGACCGGCTCGACGGCGCGCGGACCGAGGCCTAGTCGTGCGCTGCGCGCTGGTCTCCGACACCGGAATGGAGCGGACCAACAACGAGGACTCCGCGGTCGCCGACCTCGAGCTCGGTCTGTTCATCGTCGCCGACGGAATGGGCGGGCACGCGGCCGGCGAGGTCGCGAGCCGCATCGCCGTCGACACGACCCTCGCTTCGATGCGCGCGCGATCTCGGCCGGCCCGGGTGCGCGACGAGGCCGAGCTGCTGCTACAGGCCGTGCACGACGCGAATGCCGCGGTGGTCCGCGAGGCCTCGGAGCGCGGAACGCACGGAATGGGCACCACGCTCTCCGCGGTCTGCCTGCGCAAGCGCGCCGCCGTGATCGCCAACGTCGGCGATTCGCGGGTGTATCTGATCTCGCGCAAGGGACTCGCGCAGCTCACCGTCGACCACACGCTGGTCGCGCAGATGGTCGAGCACGGAGTTCTCACTCGCGAAGCGGCGCGCACCCACGCCGACAAGCACGTGCTCACGATGGCGGTCGGCACGCTCGGGCTGCTCGAGCCGCAGATCCTCTACGCGAAGGTTCCGGCGGGCGGACGGCTGCTGCTCTGCAGCGACGGCCTGCACGATCTTCTGCCCGAGGACGAGATCGAGTCACTCGCGAAGCTCCCCGACATCGACGAGGCCGCACATGCGCTGGTCGCGCGCGCGAACGCTCGCGGCGGGTTCGACAACGTGACGGTGCTTCTCGTCGAGCCATAGGCCGACGGGCCCGGCGCGGCGAAGCCGCGCCACCCGCACTTCGCTCGGCTTCGCCTCGCTGCGCGCTTCGCTTGCGAGTCAGTCGGTGCCCTCGAGGACGCCCAGGAAGTCGAGCTCGCGCAGGGCGCCGTCGAGGTCCATGCCGTAGCCGACGATCCAGCCGCCCGCGACCTCGAAGCCGACGTGGTCGAGCGCGATGTCGGCGCGCAGGCGCGACGGCTTGCAGACGAGCACGGCGACGCGCAGGGAGCGCGGCGAGCCCGAGCGCACCAGGGCGGCGACCGCCTCGATCGTTCGGCCCTCGTCGGCGATGTCGTCGGTGATCACCACGTCGCGGTCGCGGAACACGCCCGGGTCGCAGCCTTCGATCTCGACCGCGCGCAGCTCCGTGCCGTGGCTTCGCCGGGCGCGAACCTCGATCCGCTCCGACGCGACGCCGCGCGCCTCGAGCCCGATCGCAAGGCGAGCGGCGAAGCGCCGCGCGCCTTCGGCGATCACCACGACGAGCGGCGTCCGACCGGCGAGCTCGCGGGCCAGCGAGCCGGCGATCGCGTCGATCCGCTCGTCCACCTCACGCGCCGAGCGCAGCTCGAGCACACGGCGCCCCGCAACGTCCTGGAACGACACGCGCGCGATCCTATCGCCCGCGGGCGCCCGCGAGCAAAGCCGGGCTCCATCGCGTATCTTCGACGCCATGCCCGTCACCGCCGTGCCCGCGGCCACCGTGATCCTGCTCCGCGACGCCCGCTCCGGCCCGGAAGTGCTGCTGCTCGCGCGCCACTCGCGAAGCGAGTTCCTGCCCGACGCCTACGTCTTCCCCGGCGGGCGCGTCGAGGACGCCGACCACGACCTGGTCGACCGCATCTTCGGCCTCTCGCGCGCCCAGGCGAGCCGCCGGCTCGCGACGGTTCCCGGCGAGCAGGCACTCGGGTACTTCGTGGCCGGTATCCGCGAGACCTACGAGGAGTCGGGAATCCTGCTCGCGCGTCGGCGCGGAAGCTCGGAGCTTCTGGACGCCTCGAGCGCGGCCAAACTCTCGCGCCACCGGCTCGACGTCCAGAAGGGCGACGCGTCCTTCCGCGAGCTGGTGCTGGCCGAGGACCTGATGCTCGCGGCCGACCTGCTCTCGGTCCACGCGCACTGGATCACGCCCGAGGACTCGCCGCGGCGCTTCGACACGATCTTCTTCGCGACGCGCACGCCCCCCGGCCAGGCGGCCGCGCACGACGGAGTCGAGCTCACCGACCACGCCTGGCTCGCGCCCAAGCAGGCGCTCGCGGAGTTCCGCGCCGGCCGCCGACAGATGATCATCCCGACCTGGGCGAATCTGGAGACGCTGTCGGGATTCGCGACGGCCGAGGCGGCGCTCGAGGCGTCGCGCCGGCGACCGATCGTTCCGATCCTGCCGGCCATGGTCGAGCGCGACGGCCGGCGACGCCTGGTGATTCGAGAGGACGCGGGCTATCCGACGACGGAGGAGCTCGTCGGAGGTCCAGCCGCCTGAACTCCGTAGTGATACTCGGAGGCTACGGCCAGCTCGGACGGCTCTGCGTGCAGGAGCTCGCAAGCCTGAGCCGTGCGCCGCTCGTCGTAGCGGGGCGCAGCCTGCAGCGCGCGGAGTCGCTCGCGCTCTCCTTCGGCGAGCGCGCCCGGGGCGTCTACGCCAACGCGCTCGATGCGCGCACGCTCGCGCGCGTCGTCGAGGGCGCGGGGCTGCTGG
This region includes:
- a CDS encoding Stp1/IreP family PP2C-type Ser/Thr phosphatase → MRCALVSDTGMERTNNEDSAVADLELGLFIVADGMGGHAAGEVASRIAVDTTLASMRARSRPARVRDEAELLLQAVHDANAAVVREASERGTHGMGTTLSAVCLRKRAAVIANVGDSRVYLISRKGLAQLTVDHTLVAQMVEHGVLTREAARTHADKHVLTMAVGTLGLLEPQILYAKVPAGGRLLLCSDGLHDLLPEDEIESLAKLPDIDEAAHALVARANARGGFDNVTVLLVEP
- a CDS encoding GNAT family N-acetyltransferase, with amino-acid sequence MIELAPTELLTRRLRLRPPRRSDAAPLQEAIEETLDQLVPYLPWARPGHSRAETRRYLRASRIAWARRTAFEFVLEAPSSGAILGIASLHRVDWLRHCAGMGYWVRRSRFGQGLAVEAGEALLGHAFDALLLHRIEALVAPANKPSQRVVEKLGFTCEGLARDAELIGSNFVDHLQYSLLESDRLDGARTEA
- the glmS gene encoding glutamine--fructose-6-phosphate transaminase (isomerizing); its protein translation is MCGIVGYVGHSDRAQDVIIDGLRRLEYRGYDSAGVAILEGAKLRVIRAQGKLVNLESALRDVPLAGSLGIGHTRWATHGKPSERNAHPHLAGTVAVIGNGIVENFRSLRDELAASGSVFKSETDTEIISHLVYAERKIGKSLVDSVRAALRRLEGSYAIAVVDETVPDQIVIAKNGGNPIVVGIGVGENFVASDIATILPYTRQMQILQDAELAVVTRDGVAITSFEGAPVERPRKLIQWDPVQAEKGGYDRFMQKEIFEQPRAISETIGTRVREDEGDIDLNGIALDETWVRGLAGIQLVACGTAWHAAMIGRAMIERFARIPCDVDLASEYRYREPIVSDRHLVIPVSQSGETADTIAALREAMRRGAKSLAVCNVHESTIARTADHVLYTHAGPEIGVASTKCFTTQVVALSLIALRLALLRGALSHEQVRQAAQELRRLPRLVEETLGLWSHVEGIARRHMHARDFLFLGRGYGFPVALEGALKLKEISYIHAEGYASGEMKHGPIALIDENVPVVIVANQRSVYGKLISNAEEARARGGIVIAIVEAGNSEAESFANEVIRVPETSFEPLSAVIATIPLQMLAYHVATLKGTDVDQPRNLAKSVTVE
- a CDS encoding NUDIX hydrolase; this encodes MPVTAVPAATVILLRDARSGPEVLLLARHSRSEFLPDAYVFPGGRVEDADHDLVDRIFGLSRAQASRRLATVPGEQALGYFVAGIRETYEESGILLARRRGSSELLDASSAAKLSRHRLDVQKGDASFRELVLAEDLMLAADLLSVHAHWITPEDSPRRFDTIFFATRTPPGQAAAHDGVELTDHAWLAPKQALAEFRAGRRQMIIPTWANLETLSGFATAEAALEASRRRPIVPILPAMVERDGRRRLVIREDAGYPTTEELVGGPAA
- the glmU gene encoding bifunctional UDP-N-acetylglucosamine diphosphorylase/glucosamine-1-phosphate N-acetyltransferase GlmU; its protein translation is MARGDLALVLLAAGKGTRMRSRLPKVLHPVCGRPILMHALELGRELGAARRIVVTGSGADEVREAVAKQDVELVLQREQLGTAHAALQARTALADHDGPVLVMNGDHPLYRARTLAALRKTWESRKAGLAILVTEMPDPTGYGRVIRDASGRVTRVVEQNDCSEAQRSVREVNLGAYLADARTLFELLARVGNQNAKSEFYITDLVELAIASGHPVETCAAEDWRESLGINTRKELARAESLLRERIAEQLMLDGVTLADPATTYVEVDVRIGEDTVLGANVTIRAGTRIGSGCRIDPGVVIEASAIGDFVHVKPGCFFERSKVGDRCEVGPNAHLRPGADLREDVRVGNYVEIKNSVLGPGTKADHLSYIGDADVGAGVTIGCGAITVNYDGAKKTRTTIGDRAFIGCNSNLIAPVSIEAEAYVAAGSTITKPVPGGSLAVARAQQRVIEGWRKKRFGDGEHG